One genomic window of Solanum stenotomum isolate F172 chromosome 9, ASM1918654v1, whole genome shotgun sequence includes the following:
- the LOC125876661 gene encoding transcription factor MYB15-like, giving the protein MVRTPCRDENGRKKGTWTPEEDRKLADYITKYGSWNWRQLPKYAGLARCGKSCRLRWMNYLRPNVKRGNYTKEEDEIILNLHAQLGNKWSAIAVHLPGRSDNEIKNHWHTTLKKRANYNLSEGSKKCNNKKSESNITKRKSNVENQNASANNNYMHENIVLESSEWSPKESSSEELSSIDYQQDIFHEEFGNLEEITSGSFWTEPFEVDSKIDFVAPSIDYCGLVCPPSPFMPHEFFHFDDCNNYW; this is encoded by the exons ATGGTGAGAACACCTTGCCGCGACGAAAATGGTCGTAAAAAGGGTACTTGGACTCCTGAAGAAGACAGAAAATTAGCTGATTATATTACTAAATATGGATCATGGAATTGGCGACAACTTCCCAAGTATGCTG GCTTAGCAAGGTGTGGGAAGAGCTGCAGACTTAGATGGATGAATTACTTAAGACCAAATGTTAAAAGAGGAAATTATaccaaagaagaagatgaaatcaTCTTGAACCTCCATGCTCAACTTGGAAATAA GTGGTCAGCGATTGCAGTTCACTTGCCAGGAAGATCAGACAATGAGATAAAGAATCATTGGCACACAACACTGAAGAAGCGAGCTAATTATAACTTGAGTGAAGGAAGCAAGAAGTGTAATAATAAGAAGAGTGAAAGTAATATTACTAAAAGAAAGAGTAATGTGGAAAATCAAAATGCAAGTGCTAATAACAATTATATGCATGAAAATATAGTATTGGAAAGTTCAGAATGGTCACCAAAGGAGTCATCAAGTGAAGAGTTATCCTCTATTGATTATCAACAAGACATTTTTCATGAAGAATTTGGTaatttggaggaaattacaagTGGAAGTTTTTGGACAGAACCATTTGAAGTGGATAGTAAAATTGATTTTGTAGCTCCTTCAATTGATTATTGTGGACTTGTATGTCCACCTTCTCCTTTTATGCCTCATGAATTCTTTCACTTTGATGATTGTAATAATTATtggtaa